From a region of the Candidatus Dependentiae bacterium genome:
- the rpsP gene encoding 30S ribosomal protein S16 has translation MAVKIRFARIGKKHAPIYRIVAIDSRRKRDGMFLENLGTYDPKTKQLVQFHDDRIAYWVSVGAEITEPVVRLMKIRSKQNPVAVLDVVASEPKVKKVAVKKAAVVAKPAAAKKSKPEAK, from the coding sequence ATGGCAGTGAAAATTCGTTTTGCCCGTATTGGTAAAAAACATGCTCCAATCTATCGGATTGTGGCAATTGATTCTCGTAGAAAACGAGATGGAATGTTCTTAGAAAATCTTGGTACTTACGATCCTAAAACTAAACAACTTGTTCAGTTCCATGATGATCGTATTGCTTATTGGGTTTCTGTTGGTGCAGAAATAACAGAACCGGTTGTTCGTTTGATGAAAATCAGATCAAAACAAAATCCAGTAGCAGTTTTGGATGTTGTTGCATCTGAGCCTAAAGTCAAAAAAGTTGCGGTAAAAAAAGCAGCAGTTGTTGCAAAGCCTGCTGCAGCTAAAAAATCAAAGCCTGAAGCTAAGTAG